The genome window aaaaaagtggCGCACACAACTCATCATCATCAGTGTGGATCAGAGATATGCTTCAAGTAGGAGTAAAGATGGCCATTGCAGCCTGTACGCATTGACACTAACAGAAACTTTGCTTCACAATCACTTGACAGCACGCGAAACATCGAAGTTTTTCACCTTATATTATCAGTCTGAAGACTAGACGAAGAACAACAAATGAAAGTAGTACGCATGTCCTTTCGTACTTAAATAGTATGTGGATAACAAGTCAAAACAGTACGGGTTGTGAGCATATCCTTTCAGCGAGGCGAACAATCACGGGAAGCAAGGTAATTAGGCCAATCAACCGATGGCTTATCTCGTTTTAAGTTTGAACTGATGATGAGTGCCTCTCACCGAAGCCAATTGTTTTTATTGCAGCAGATGTCTACAATGGTTTAAGTTCAAACTGGATGCTCCTAAACCATGTAAGGATTTGATTCCCAATCCCAGCTTCCAAACAGGACCAAGATGTTAACTGTCACAAAGCTCATAGTAAATGCCCAATCTCGCAAGCACAGCAAATGCATTTCATGCATAGCATCCAGCGATCAGGACTGCAGTGAAATGGAAACAAGAAAGCAATTTAATTTAAAAAAAAGAGAAATGGTAACAAAGCAAGCATACCCCCAAAAATAATTTGGAGTACACTGACAAGCAAGGAGGGCGCGTGAAACAGAGCATTTTTGCAGGGACGCAACAAACGGGCGGCAGCAGCACGGACCTGGAGGCGGTGGTCCCCGCCGACGAACTTGACACCGAGTATGTGCAGGTCGTCGTCGAGCTGCTCGAGGCGCTCGGTGCTGGTCGTCGCCGGCAGGCCGGTCTTGACGTTGACGTCGCGCAGGCTGCCGACCTCGAGCTGGTCCCCGCGCACGACGCAGTTCCTGACGAACGGCTTGTACCGCTGCGGCTGGTCGAACCTCCGCACCAGCTCCCACACCTGCGATGCGATCGACGGCGTCAGCTTCCAATCGATTTGACGCCAGCCGCGATTAACCCAACATCACGAGAACACGTCGGTGGGGGGGAGACACCCAACAAGGCCTTGGAAATCGGACGAAGGACTCCTGACTCCAGATCCGAAGAGAAATAGCAGCCCAGACGCGAGGCAGTCCAACCGCTGAACCACCGGGGCCAGCCGCGTTGAGGGTAGGAAAGAGCGGGGTGGAGGGGGGACATACGAGGTGGACGGGCGCCTTGATGTGCTTGACGAGGGTGGAGGTGCACTGGTGCTCGGTCGGCGCGTGGCGGTGCATGCGGCGCACGTACTCTGCCTCCCCTCCGGCGTTGGCGACGACGTGCTCCGCCCGCGCCGTGCTGCCGCCGACGAGACCCACCATCTCCGGCTCCCTCCTGCTCAGCCGCGGCTCCGATCGGGCGGTTGCTTCGCGTCGCCGGCGTCTCTCCAGCTCCTCGCCCCGTTTACTTTTGCTTGCTTGTTGGCTCGCCTGGTTGGATGGATGAGGACGAGACAAAGGAGTCGGGAGCGGAAGCGGAGACAGTGGGTTTCTGCTTGCCTGGGCTAGTCGGTTTTTGTTGTTGGTCTGGTTTCTTGCACGCCGAGGCCGAGCCGACGGGTCTCGCAAAAAATCTGCGGGCGGAAGGGGGGTTGGCTGGGCCCCACCCACGAGTTATCCATGCGCGGGGCCCGAGGGCGCGGGGGTGGGCGCTGCCCGCTGGGGCGTGCGTGCGTGTGTGCGCCAGGTCCATGGACCACGCCCACGCCACCACCAAGGCACCAAGGGGCCGAGGCGGCGGGTCCGCGGACCGCGGATACAAGGACACGGCTGGCCACCGCCCCGACTGATATTATTTTTGTCTTCTCGGCACGGTCGGCCTCGTCGCGGTCGGCGCGTAACGAAACAAAAATATCACATCACCATGTTGGAGCACTTCTATCTATCATGTGAGACCACCATTAAACGTACAAGGTGGGTAGGGAACTACGGATGTAATCGTACTATAGTCATATATTTTTTATATTTTCTATTTAAATTTAAAAGATATTATTAGTTGTCTCGAATAAAACTAATTAGATATCGATATCTTAAATATCTAGCGTTAGTACACGGATATGATACTGAATATACAGACTTGGATATATATCGAATCTCAGTTCTATTTGACGAGTCGAATTCGAATAGGACGTTATCTATCCATTTGCAAAAAGGGTAGATTTTTTTGTTACAAGTAACCCGCATAAATTTAGCCTATTTTCTAGCAATACACATAATTTTATTCTACTTTTATAAACTCATTTGCCTGGTACTCCAAAGACAATAGCAGACTCAACCGTGCCGCTCATAACACCAttaatttttttttattttatagcAAAACAGGACACGGCAAATACCTTAGCATACGCCTATATCCGTCCAGGGATACTTATACGTACAATACAAACCACATATATATTCTCTCTTGGCTTCAACTTGCAGCGACAGCGAAAACATGTTGTACGCGTTACTTCTCTTTTGTAGTTTTTTAAGAGAAAAAAAACTTTATACAGCACTACTTTTTCTATCTATCTTTACTGTCGTATTAGCTTGGTCCCAAATTATTGGTGGTCTTTATTGCTGAAGATCTTTAAAGTGTAATATTGTcaattaagggctagtttggaaaccacAGTTTTCTAAGGTATTTTCATTTTCTCAAGAGAAACTAATTCATTTTTCCAAGAAAAAATAGGAATCCCTTAGAAAAATGGAAttaccaaactagccctaagtatGTTTTAGGTGCTCTCGAAGGATGGTGAAACCCACCTTCGACCAAGTTGATGCCTAGAGAAAAGACAAGAAGAAGCTTCAGCTTTATGGAAACAACACGCCAACGAAACTTAAAAGAGAGTCTCGGCTTCACGAAAGATGAAGGAGAAAGCTTCTGCTTCACGATGATGACCTACGAAGCTAAAGTAAAAGAGAAGGATCTAGAAGACCAACCAGCTAGACAACATTGCACTCACGAGACTTGTAGTTCCTGTGTATAGGGTGTACGGGGATGTttgtaatttcatacgaagttATACCTCACtactataaataagagcacagtgTCATGCATAACAACTATCTTTTTAGACGCAAGAGTGTTGAATCTCTCTGCCTCTGAAACTACCTTCGTGCTCTCATTTATACGAAGGTATATCTGTAATTACTCATTATATTGTAAAGAACAAAGCAGAGCAATAACACATTACGATGAGTAATCTATTTATCTCTTATGTTTCATGAAAGTACCAAGTAATCAAGGCATTATATCagtccatggaagtcaagaagtcgCAAGAAGGGTTGAGGGAACCTGGCAAGAGTCCAAGGCTACCATAATATTGACGAAGCTGAAACCCAAGCTCAAGAACCAATCAAGCAAGTCAAAGATAAAACAACTTCAATAGATCAGCCAAAGCCAATCCTGCTCTGCAAAGATGTGGCTGGCCAAAGAGTTTTCTCAGCTCACAGTTGGCTTCAAAACAGGAAGCAACCCTCAAAAGATTCTTGTttcacaacaaagatgtcttcgtttGGCCAGCTAATGACCTATGTGGAGTCGATAGAAGTATCATAGAGCATGCACTCAATGTAGATCCAAAGATAGCTAGAAAgcagaagcttcagaagatgtcCGATGCCAAAGTTGAAGGTGCAAAggctgaagtaaaaagactccttagtGCTGGAGTAATAAGAGATCCTACCTACCCAGAATGGCCAACCAACATGGTCATGGTCAAGAAATCAAATGGCAAATGGagtatgtgcattgatttcatagATGTCAACAAAGCTTGTCTGAAGGATGAATTCCCCTTGCAAGGATTGACTCCCTTGTGGACGCAATAGCTACTTCAGAGCTCATGATCCTGCTAGACTATTATTTAGGGTATCATCAAATATGAATGAGAAAAAAACATGaaccaaagaccagcttcataacccctagtggaacttattgctatcttcggaggcATGAGGGGCTAAAGAATGCTAGTGGAAGCTTCAACGAAATGATAGTCAAAGTCCTTAGCTCACAAATCGGTagaaacgtgctaacatatgtcgatgatatcatcgTAAAAAGCACAAGACAAAAGACCACATTTCAGACTTACAAGAAACCTTCGCCAACTTCCAAAGAGTTGGTATGAAGCTTAACCCAAAGAAATGTgtgtttggagtgaagaaggggaaattccttggttgcctcATGTCAACCAAAGGAATTGAAGCAAACCCGCACAAGATACAAGCTATCCTTTGAATCGAACTATCAAAGTCAAGAAAAGGGGCCTAGCGGTTGGCAGGCATATTTGCTTCCCTAAACAGATTCAACTAAATATCTGCAGAGCAAAACTTCCCCTTTTTCGAAGTGCGGAAGTCAGTTGAAGTATTTTAGTGGGGGGCTACTAAGTAGCAAGCCTTCAAGGATCTTAAACAATATCTAATTCAGTTGACAACCCTCTGCCCACCTTTGCCAAGGGCTCCTCTTTTGTTGTATGTCGCTGCCTCTCAATCTATGGTAAGTGTTgttgatcagaagaagctacaagACAAAACCAAAAAACAAATGCCGGTATACTTTGTATCTGAAGTACTTGGCCCATCtaagagaaattattcagagatgGAAAAGGTCTTGTATGCAGTCTTAATAGCTTCTAGAAAGCTTTGGCGCTACTTCCAATCTCACAACATTGTCGTGCCTTCGACTCAACCTCTGAAAGATATTATAAGAAACACAAAAGCTACTAGCCGAGTTGGAAAATGGACCACTGAGCTCAATGAATTTGTTATTGAATTCGTACAAAGATCATCTATTCAGTCCTGAGCATTGGtggatttcattgctaactggacGCCTTGCTCACAAGATGAAGCGAGTGCCCAGAAGAAGTTGTCTGGACGGTTTTTTGTGATGGATCCTAGGGATCCTTTGGGGCTGTCGTTGCTGCTATCTTCATTTCACCCTCAAAGGTGAAAACTTCATGTGCAGCTAAACTAGAATTTCAGTGCACAAACAATGTTGTAGAATACAAAGCTCTATTACTGGCCTAACGAAGCTCAAAGCTATGGGTATTAAGAGGGCAATCCTTAAATTTGATTCCTAGGTGATCACCGACCACATTGATAAGAGTAGTAAAGTCAAAATCCAACACTAGAGAAGTATcttgatacagtccgaaggatggaGAGCTCCTTCGAGGGACTTTCTGTAAAAAACATATCAAGAGCGAATAATGAACATGCTGATATGCTAGCTAAATCAATAgcccaggggctccctctacctcccGAAGTATTCTTCAAAATACTGAAAGCACCTTCAGTAGAGTTAATGGAAAGAGCTATTTTGACAGTCTCTGCCACTCACAGCGAAGAATGGAGGATAGAGATCATATCCTTCTTCCAGGGAAATCACCCAACTGATGACGAAGTCTACATTAAGAGAATGCAAGCTAGGAAAAAGCCATATAAAATCATAGAAGGGAACTATTCAAAGAAGGTGTTTGTTCGCCCCAACTCAAGTGCATTTCTAGAGACAAAGGCTAAGATTTGATGAAAGATATTCACCCGGGCATCTCTGGGTCACATCTCGGATCTAGAGCTTTGCTTGGGAATGTGTTTCATCAAGGCTTCTACTAGCCAAAAGCAGCTTTAGATGCAACATACTTGGTGTAGAAGTGTGATAATTGACAAAGATGTGCAaaggaccagaagcaacctttgtCGCTAACCCAGCTAATCCAACCAACTTAGCCCTTGCAAAGATGGGGGATGGACATAATTGGTCTGATGCCTATAGCCCAAAGAAATCTAAAATATACCATGGTAGTAGTTGAGTATTTCTCGAAGTGGGTCGAAGCAAAAGCTTTGACCACAATAACTTCAACAACAATTCAAAAATCTACTAGCAAAACAtcatttgccgcttcggagttccGGAGTTCTAGTTtgtcgacaacggtacccagttcgacTTCGAAACATTCAAGGCCTTCTCCAGTCAATCAGGTGGGCACAAATATACAACTTTCTTTAGTCAGGCACCTAGAATCCAATGGATTAGTCAAGAGAGCAAACAACATTATTCTTCTAGAGATTACGAAGTCCTTGTTTGGTTTATCGAAGGGAAAATGGCTAgaagaattgatcaaagtggtgcagAACCACAATACTTCGGTATCAAGATCAATAGGATTTACTCGGTTCAATCTCCTCTTTGGAGACGAAGCAATGTCTCTAGAAGAGTCGAAGCAAGGTTCAATAAAAGCTAGTGCTGCAGCTAAGGACAAAGGTAATGAAAGAGTCTCACaagacaaaataaaagaatacagAATTGAAGCAATTGAGCATGTTAGAAAATATCAAGCTAAAACAACAAAGTGGCAATATAGAATGGTGAAGCTGAAAAATATAGCGTTAGGGCATCTAGTGCTTCGAAGGGTGGCTAACCCTAATACAACAGACAAGCTTCACACAAAGTGGGAATGTTCCTATCTAGTTACAGCTTCAAACTGACTAGGATCATACAGGTTGAAGGACATGCAAGGAAATGAAGTTCCAAGGACTAAAATGCAAATGAGCTTCGTAGATACTATGTATAGTTTAAATgtaattttcttcttcaatttggTACCTTTTTCCTTACAAGGggtaaggtttttaatggggccaaccTTGTAACATTTTTATAAATCTGCCCAACATTTATAAGGGTGCATCCCCCAAACATGATGTAAGATGTACACTAAGGCTTCACCTTCGAGTGCaacaacaaaaaaaagaaaaaatagaTTCCAAAGCCCTTCACATGATGGAAGGATTAAAATCACCtagaaaaggtgaagagactctaaagtcattcccaagggaatgtggAGTCAAAAAGAAAATCACCTAGTAATGGTGATAAGTctccgaagtcgttcctaagggaatgcagagtcagaTAGAGAAGCACTGAAGTAAAGGTGTTAAAGGCTcagaagtcattcctaagggaatgcagagtcagaTCCTAAAGACCTTCAGATGGAAGGCAGGATCATTTACATTTTGTTGTATCTTCGACATTATACCTTCGACAGCATACATGCACTCGCATAACATCTCTAGTAGAAGGCATCATAACATCATAACATCAAGCATTGCATCACCCATACATATGCATTAAGAAAATATATGCAAATTCTAAAGTCTTTTATGCAGATGACAACTTAAAAACACCTTTGGATGGAAGGTGTAGGCATTGAGCTTTGATTTAGCAAAACAAACTTACCTTTGACCACTTTGTTTTGtgagaaaagaagggaaggtgcttTTTGTCTTTGGCTAAAAAAACTATAAAGCTTGGTTTCACACACAACAAAGCAAGAAGGCAAGAAAGAGTGGGGAAGCATACAACAAAGGTAAAGCTTTAAACATTTTTAAGTCTTCTCCATACAAATAGTCATTTACAATAAACCTTCTCAAATGTCATGACTAAAAGGAACTATTTAGCAAGCTTCAACTTCCTTCAATCTTTGGTATTCTTTTTAGCCTCCTTACTTTGCAAGAAGAAAAAAAACTATATGTCAGCATGCAAAAACAAAGGAGAGGGGCGACAAGAAGGCATAAACTCAAGAAGCCAAACCTTCTTCATGTAAGCTTCGACTTCGGCTGCAACAACTTGACTCCCACACTTATCCCAAATAAGAGTGAAGAAACGCCTCGCAATATGAAagacattgttgggggccttcgtcctccgaaggtcc of Zea mays cultivar B73 chromosome 8, Zm-B73-REFERENCE-NAM-5.0, whole genome shotgun sequence contains these proteins:
- the LOC100273694 gene encoding Abscisic acid receptor PYL5, whose amino-acid sequence is MVGLVGGSTARAEHVVANAGGEAEYVRRMHRHAPTEHQCTSTLVKHIKAPVHLVWELVRRFDQPQRYKPFVRNCVVRGDQLEVGSLRDVNVKTGLPATTSTERLEQLDDDLHILGVKFVGGDHRLQNYSSIITVHPESIDGRPGTLVIESFVVDVPDGNTKDETCYFVEAVIKCNLNSLAEVSEQLAVESPTSLIDQ